A DNA window from Candidatus Protochlamydia naegleriophila contains the following coding sequences:
- a CDS encoding ATP-binding protein — MTQISKPSFPPGWVLPGGARILKRVDKQQFVEAFLLDSGEYLYLFHDEEIAKKLKNRDISHEVLFAGGLEIKGKRYPDHKEGDIPERLKNLIQRRGLDAIAGMAELKKTLIRDVIQPFLNWEAYEKYGVTPSNGILFFGPPGCGKTFIAKKLAEALRAELIEMSEGTIGSPYIHATSNNIVQAFRKAEQIAPCILFVDEISGLMPRRDSLSSCEQYREAEISEFLMHMEGSVKKKVLVIGATNFPERIDPAILRSGRMDKRIFISPPDKEARRELFYLLLEDRPVSSDIDIETLAGMTEGLISSDLKLIANNAALKALQDNTLISMDLLVEEASRFKPSLSQQDLNRYLEFEGFHRN, encoded by the coding sequence ATGACACAGATTTCTAAACCATCGTTTCCTCCAGGATGGGTACTTCCCGGAGGGGCTAGGATTTTAAAACGAGTCGATAAACAACAGTTCGTCGAAGCATTTCTTTTAGACAGCGGAGAATATCTTTATCTATTCCATGACGAAGAAATAGCGAAGAAGCTGAAAAACCGAGACATCTCCCATGAAGTGCTGTTTGCCGGGGGTTTGGAAATCAAGGGGAAAAGATATCCCGACCACAAAGAAGGCGACATTCCAGAAAGGCTGAAAAACTTGATTCAAAGAAGAGGTTTGGATGCTATTGCTGGCATGGCGGAGCTGAAAAAGACACTTATCCGTGATGTAATCCAGCCATTTTTGAACTGGGAAGCCTATGAAAAATACGGGGTTACACCTTCCAATGGAATTCTGTTTTTCGGCCCTCCCGGGTGCGGGAAGACATTTATAGCAAAAAAATTAGCTGAAGCTCTAAGAGCGGAGCTCATTGAAATGAGCGAAGGAACAATAGGAAGCCCTTACATACATGCGACATCGAACAACATCGTGCAGGCATTTCGCAAGGCAGAGCAAATCGCTCCATGCATCCTCTTCGTAGATGAAATTTCCGGCCTCATGCCCCGCAGAGACAGCCTTTCTTCATGCGAGCAATACCGTGAAGCGGAAATCAGCGAGTTTCTCATGCACATGGAAGGAAGCGTTAAGAAAAAAGTCCTAGTTATCGGCGCTACAAATTTTCCTGAAAGAATAGACCCTGCAATCCTTAGATCGGGAAGGATGGATAAAAGAATCTTTATATCCCCTCCTGATAAGGAAGCAAGGCGTGAACTATTCTATCTTCTTTTAGAAGATAGGCCGGTCAGCAGCGATATTGATATTGAAACGCTTGCGGGAATGACCGAAGGGCTTATCTCATCAGATTTAAAATTGATCGCAAACAACGCTGCTTTGAAGGCTTTGCAAGATAATACCCTTATTTCAATGGACCTTCTTGTGGAAGAAGCTTCGAGGTTCAAACCATCTTTAAGCCAGCAGGATTTAAATAGATATCTTGAATTCGAAGGGTTTCATAGGAATTAA
- a CDS encoding Hsp70 family protein, with amino-acid sequence MSTIEIGIDLGTTNSSVAVIQNNETQILKNALGEESTPSVVYADRNGNIVIGSKARRVMNNSKENLQNSKAEVKRLMGTGESIFFPNLKKALLPEEVSAEILKALRGDVQRKHPEMALDAAVITVPAYFSTVQSEATKRAGNLAGFKQVVLLQEPIAAAIAYGFLNQKNENWLVYDLGGGTFDVALVALRDGSLTVLAHAGDNFLGGKDFDAAIIQNLIQPSLVAEGILLDPVIHSQIFSYLKELAETAKIELTISEKTTIDIDIQTDQIQIQHSIEISRLDLLESCKDLLGKTADLCKKTIDDSKVEPSTVQKIVLVGGPTQMPILREFLRDALQIKVDGSLDPLTVVAKGAAMFGNQTAVSVQENKTGRQNADCQLEVNYNPVTSDDEQTITGKIAVCQESSQPYSIQFAGSDDSFSSEEILIKNGKFILTLPTGAKGTQYWIYIKDSSGKLIASSPDSIHIARGVSIMGAPLPYSIGVSILSLSALQGYADASETMEFFFSKNSILPLKEKKRFHTVADLKAGSSDNGLPICIYEGESLITNRNTLVCHLAITGKSIAKDLKRGSPVDITIQINESRELSVTAYLPESDITINARQTLYFDAAKIDEVKKDFSEQISRSEAVIGTEENSKEVGIIKNMIKDIQATIDRSGSDSDQQRKAEKQVKDLMMALDQMEAKTKYNANVAAFWRECDEISEYLQDCNPPEKRTEYETTYNTLRKEGLSAIAKQDAVWIEHIAKKLDELHFRCQFSDPRILASWMQYILQQAQEKQNPHPSLPALISRAQDALAKSDIKEMQEVFWAIRPFIWHGKTQVKFVKSGIML; translated from the coding sequence TTGTCTACTATTGAAATCGGGATTGATCTGGGAACCACGAATTCTTCCGTGGCCGTCATCCAAAATAATGAAACGCAGATTCTTAAAAATGCGCTAGGGGAAGAGAGCACTCCGTCTGTTGTTTATGCCGACCGCAATGGGAATATCGTCATAGGTTCGAAAGCCAGGCGCGTGATGAACAATTCGAAAGAAAACCTGCAGAACAGCAAGGCCGAAGTCAAACGCTTAATGGGCACAGGGGAATCCATCTTTTTCCCCAACTTAAAAAAAGCTCTTCTTCCGGAAGAAGTCTCAGCTGAAATATTGAAAGCTTTGAGAGGCGATGTGCAGCGCAAACATCCTGAAATGGCTCTGGATGCAGCTGTTATTACTGTTCCGGCTTATTTTTCTACAGTCCAATCGGAGGCTACGAAAAGGGCTGGAAATTTGGCAGGATTCAAGCAGGTAGTGCTTCTGCAAGAGCCCATTGCCGCAGCGATCGCCTACGGATTCCTTAACCAGAAGAATGAAAACTGGCTTGTCTATGATTTAGGCGGAGGAACGTTCGATGTCGCGCTGGTAGCTCTCAGAGACGGTTCGCTTACTGTGCTCGCCCATGCGGGCGACAACTTCCTTGGCGGGAAAGATTTCGACGCAGCCATCATCCAGAATCTCATCCAACCCTCTCTTGTCGCTGAAGGAATCTTGCTGGATCCAGTAATCCACTCCCAGATTTTCAGTTATTTGAAGGAACTGGCTGAAACAGCAAAAATAGAACTCACCATCAGCGAAAAAACAACGATCGATATTGATATTCAGACAGATCAAATCCAGATTCAGCACTCCATCGAAATATCAAGGCTGGATCTTCTTGAAAGCTGCAAAGATCTCCTTGGTAAAACGGCGGATCTCTGCAAGAAAACGATCGACGACTCAAAAGTAGAGCCTTCAACCGTTCAGAAGATCGTTCTTGTCGGAGGGCCGACCCAGATGCCGATTCTAAGGGAATTTTTAAGAGACGCTCTTCAAATTAAAGTGGATGGAAGCTTAGACCCCCTTACTGTAGTTGCAAAAGGCGCTGCCATGTTCGGGAACCAGACTGCGGTTTCCGTTCAGGAAAACAAGACCGGACGGCAGAATGCAGACTGCCAGCTTGAAGTAAACTACAACCCCGTAACATCGGACGACGAACAAACGATTACCGGCAAGATCGCTGTGTGCCAGGAAAGTTCCCAGCCTTATTCAATACAATTCGCCGGATCCGATGATTCATTTTCTTCCGAAGAAATTCTGATTAAAAACGGCAAGTTTATATTGACGCTTCCTACAGGAGCCAAGGGAACGCAATATTGGATTTATATCAAAGACAGCAGCGGGAAGCTTATAGCCTCTTCTCCGGACAGCATCCATATCGCCCGAGGGGTTTCTATCATGGGCGCACCGCTTCCCTACTCGATCGGCGTTTCCATTCTATCGCTTTCCGCTCTTCAGGGTTATGCCGATGCTTCCGAAACGATGGAATTCTTTTTCTCTAAAAACAGCATTCTCCCCCTCAAAGAGAAGAAACGGTTCCATACAGTCGCAGACCTGAAAGCGGGATCTTCAGACAACGGTCTCCCTATCTGTATTTATGAAGGAGAGTCCTTGATTACCAACCGCAACACCCTCGTGTGCCATCTGGCAATCACAGGAAAATCAATTGCTAAAGATTTGAAGCGCGGTTCTCCTGTGGACATCACTATCCAAATCAATGAATCCAGAGAATTATCGGTAACAGCGTATCTTCCTGAATCCGATATCACTATAAATGCCCGGCAAACTCTCTATTTCGATGCCGCTAAAATCGACGAGGTAAAAAAGGACTTTTCCGAGCAAATATCCAGATCGGAAGCTGTCATCGGAACTGAAGAGAATTCGAAGGAAGTTGGGATTATCAAGAACATGATCAAAGATATCCAGGCTACGATCGACAGGTCTGGATCGGATTCCGATCAACAGAGAAAAGCTGAGAAGCAGGTGAAAGATCTCATGATGGCCTTGGACCAGATGGAAGCGAAAACGAAATACAACGCCAACGTTGCAGCCTTCTGGCGGGAGTGCGATGAGATCTCAGAATACCTGCAGGACTGCAATCCGCCAGAAAAACGAACGGAATATGAGACTACTTACAATACCCTGCGCAAAGAGGGCCTTTCCGCTATTGCTAAACAGGACGCCGTATGGATTGAGCACATTGCCAAGAAACTGGACGAACTCCATTTCAGATGCCAATTCTCCGACCCGCGCATTTTAGCATCTTGGATGCAGTACATACTCCAGCAGGCACAAGAGAAGCAGAATCCTCATCCATCGCTTCCAGCTTTGATCAGCAGAGCACAGGATGCGCTAGCCAAGTCGGACATAAAGGAAATGCAAGAAGTCTTTTGGGCAATCCGCCCCTTTATCTGGCATGGAAAGACTCAAGTTAAATTTGTGAAATCCGGGATTATGTTATGA